A window from Betaproteobacteria bacterium encodes these proteins:
- a CDS encoding glutathione S-transferase family protein — protein sequence MMQLYDLAGADEDLRFSPHVWRVRMALKHKGLDFETIPWRFVDKDAIAFSGQKLVPVLVDGDRTVSDSWEIARHLESTYPDRPSLFGCATGEAHALFVKLWCDQVLQSILFRIILPDLFARLHLDDQPYFRQTREARLGQTLEALALPPAEGVPALREALGVLRSLVKRQEFIGGATPSFADYTVFGAFQWARCVSPIRLLEQDDPVYAWRDRLFAAFDGYARRARGEPI from the coding sequence ATGATGCAGCTCTACGACCTTGCCGGTGCCGATGAAGACTTGCGCTTCAGTCCGCATGTCTGGCGCGTGCGAATGGCCCTCAAGCACAAGGGACTCGACTTCGAAACCATCCCCTGGCGTTTCGTCGACAAGGATGCGATCGCGTTCTCGGGCCAGAAGCTCGTGCCGGTGCTGGTGGACGGGGATCGCACAGTAAGCGACAGCTGGGAGATCGCGAGGCACCTGGAATCGACCTACCCCGACCGACCGAGCCTCTTCGGTTGCGCCACCGGTGAAGCGCACGCCCTCTTCGTCAAGCTGTGGTGCGATCAGGTGCTGCAATCGATCCTGTTCCGCATCATCCTGCCGGATCTCTTCGCGCGCCTCCACCTGGATGACCAGCCCTATTTCCGGCAAACGCGCGAAGCGCGCCTGGGGCAGACGCTGGAAGCGCTCGCACTGCCACCCGCGGAAGGAGTTCCGGCGCTGCGTGAAGCGCTCGGAGTGCTGCGCTCGCTGGTCAAGCGTCAGGAATTCATCGGCGGCGCCACGCCGAGCTTCGCCGACTACACCGTGTTCGGCGCGTTCCAGTGGGCGCGCTGTGTGTCGCCGATCCGCCTGCTGGAACAGGATGATCCGGTATACGCGTGGCGCGACCGGCTCTTCGCGGCCTTCGACGGGTACGCGAGACGAGCGCGCGGCGAGCCGATCTGA
- a CDS encoding glutathione S-transferase N-terminal domain-containing protein, translated as MIDLYYWTTPNGHKITMFLEEAGLPYTVKPVNISAGEQFATAFLAMSPNNKIPAIVDHAPTDGGGPLSVFESGAILHYLAEKTGRFLPPDLRGRTEVMEWLFWQMGGLGPMLGQNHHFVQYAPEPLPYAIERYLKESERLYGVLEERLAGREFIAGEYSIADMACYPWIVPHRRQKMDIDAFPNLKRWFDAIRARPATDRAYAIAERINTAPVVNDASRSVLFGQGRRLNA; from the coding sequence GTGATTGACCTCTATTACTGGACCACGCCGAATGGACACAAGATCACGATGTTCCTGGAGGAGGCCGGGCTGCCGTACACCGTGAAGCCCGTGAACATCTCGGCCGGCGAGCAGTTCGCCACCGCGTTTCTCGCGATGTCTCCGAACAACAAGATTCCCGCGATCGTCGATCACGCGCCGACCGATGGCGGCGGCCCGTTGAGCGTTTTCGAGTCGGGCGCGATCCTGCATTACCTGGCCGAAAAGACCGGGCGGTTTCTGCCGCCCGATCTGCGTGGACGCACGGAGGTGATGGAGTGGCTGTTCTGGCAGATGGGGGGACTCGGTCCGATGCTCGGCCAGAATCACCATTTCGTGCAGTACGCGCCGGAGCCGCTACCCTATGCAATCGAACGCTATCTGAAGGAATCCGAGCGTCTGTACGGCGTCCTCGAAGAGCGACTCGCCGGCCGCGAGTTCATCGCCGGCGAGTATTCGATTGCGGACATGGCGTGCTATCCCTGGATCGTGCCGCACCGCCGCCAGAAGATGGACATCGACGCATTCCCGAACCTGAAGCGATGGTTCGACGCGATTCGCGCGCGACCGGCGACCGACCGCGCCTACGCGATTGCGGAACGCATCAACACCGCACCCGTCGTGAAC